Part of the Vibrio parahaemolyticus genome, AGATTTGATAAGTGTTGTAACCCGTCTTATCTACTTTAATGACTTGTCGCCAATTTGAATTCTCAATATCGCGAAACGCGGCTACGATACCCAAATATTCTGTTTTAGGAGACATACTAGCTTGGTAGATTTCTTTTTGGCCTGGTGTCAAAGATATTTCATATTTATTCACCAAGTCTGGACCGAGTACTTTTTCATGCTCCTCATAAATAGAGAAAAAATCTTGGCTCTCAA contains:
- the tssJ gene encoding type VI secretion system lipoprotein TssJ, with translation MKQIYKSFLLFIFLVLMGCSAANLVVDPYADLEITANHNINPDSNGRPSPVVVYVFELTSNTLFESQDFFSIYEEHEKVLGPDLVNKYEISLTPGQKEIYQASMSPKTEYLGIVAAFRDIENSNWRQVIKVDKTGYNTYQISLEDLSLVVQ